One genomic window of Trichomycterus rosablanca isolate fTriRos1 chromosome 1, fTriRos1.hap1, whole genome shotgun sequence includes the following:
- the LOC134318452 gene encoding transmembrane protein 42: MFPGLLYSLLAGFLGAVASSSAKLSLGSDYLKGVCETGLRNWGEPRSFIHTDQSSTCERLHIPLRLLCGGLLFTCNAVMWTFLSKALRYSSSSTRTTVTTTASNLISSVFLGQLIFGDSLMALWWVGVSLTLSGLLVLQRSSSICAPTESARKDE, encoded by the exons ATGTTCCCGGGGTTGTTATACTCGCTGCTGGCGGGGTTTCTGGGCGCTGTAGCCTCGTCCTCGGCTAAACTGTCCCTGGGTTCGGATTACCTGAAGGGAGTGTGTGAGACTGGGCTGAGGAACTGGGGGGAACCGAGGAGCTTCATCCATACAGACCAAAGCTCCACCTGTGAACGG ctgcacATCCCCCTGCggttgctctgtggtggactgCTGTTCACCTGTAATGCTGTGATGTGGACGTTCCTATCAAAGGCGCTCAGGTACTCGTCCTCCTCCACCCGGACCACCGTTACCACCACCGCCTCCAACCTCATCTCTTCT GTGTTCCTGGGGCAGCTGATTTTCGGGGACAGTCTCATGGCACTGTGGTGGGTCGGGGTCTCTCTCACTCTTTCCGGTCTCCTGGTGCTGCAGCGCTCCTCGTCCATCTGCGCGCCCACGGAGAGCGCCAGAAAGGACGAATGA